The following are from one region of the Paracoccus sp. S3-43 genome:
- a CDS encoding NlpC/P60 family protein, translated as MTSADPTRVIAIARSWLGTPYHDQASLRGVGCDCLGLARGVWREVVGPEPFPIPAYSRDWGETGPREVLAEGVRRMMIEVEPAAAGPGALVLFRMPPRAIAKHVGILTGPGTFLHAYERLGVIEEPLTHPWRRRIAFAFLFPQR; from the coding sequence GTGACCTCCGCCGATCCTACCCGCGTCATTGCCATTGCGCGGTCCTGGCTCGGCACGCCGTACCACGACCAGGCGAGCCTGCGCGGCGTCGGCTGCGATTGCCTCGGGCTCGCCCGGGGCGTCTGGCGCGAGGTCGTCGGCCCCGAGCCGTTTCCGATCCCTGCCTACAGCCGCGACTGGGGCGAGACCGGGCCGCGCGAGGTTCTGGCCGAAGGCGTGCGGCGCATGATGATCGAGGTGGAACCCGCGGCGGCCGGTCCGGGCGCGCTGGTGCTCTTCCGCATGCCGCCACGCGCCATCGCCAAGCATGTCGGGATCCTCACAGGGCCCGGCACCTTCCTCCACGCCTATGAGCGGCTCGGCGTGATCGAGGAACCGCTCACCCACCCCTGGCGGCGGCGCATCGCCTTCGCCTTCCTGTTCCCGCAACGCTGA